The stretch of DNA TCCCTTTCGGCTACAGACAGGGAGAGATTTACCGCGATTTGCATGGAAGGAACTATTTCGTCCATTGTTGATCTCTATCGCTTTGTCTCCGGCAGGCCAATTAAGGGGAGAGAGGTCGAGATAGCCTCCGGTTTGCCGGCACATTACAAGGAAATGCGTGCGCTCAATTCCAGAAACGAGGCATATGTCAAGCGAGAGATCAATCAGTTCACCATAAGCAGGACGGCGTTCAATCCCTATACCAAACTGGCCTATATACCCGGTTCCTCTCTGAAGGGCGCCTTGAGGACTGCGTACCTGAGCAAACTGGCGAAAGATGCCGGTATCAGGGAGTGGGGAAAAACACGGGGCGCCAAAGCCGCAGAGTTGGAAAAAATACTCCTCGGAGGGACGTTCGCATCGGATCCCTTTAGAATGGTCAAGAGCTCGGATTTATTGCCCGTGCGATCAGCGACAGCAAAGGTAGTCTATGCTGTTAACAAAAAGAAGAAGATGTCCAAATTCGAAGCGCGAGGCCCATTCCAGATCGTAGAAGCAATCACGGATGGGACTAGGTTCGAAGGCGTGATCAATATTCAGGAACCGGAACGACTTGCGGGGATCAAGAAACCGATAACAGCAGAAGGTCTTCTAAAGGCCGTTCATGATTTCTACATGCCCCTGATGATACAGGAAAGCAAAATTACTGACGAAGTCGGCACTGGGAATCCAGTGGCAAAGATGATCGATGAAGAGTTCAGAGACAGGTTGGGGAAATCGGCCTTCTTAGTACGCATTGGCAGACACTCGGGAGCAGAGGCGGTGACCATCGAGGGAAACAGAAACATAAAGATCATGCAGGGAGGAGGTGCTCCAGACAAATATCTCGACCACGCGACGACTATCTGGCTTGCATCGGAAACCAGCAAGCCAACTGTAAACAGCGGGCTGGTCCCGTTCGGGTGGGCAGTACTGGAGGTGGTGGACAAACTAACAGAGTCGGCTGCCGGGAGAGAAACGGATGCTGAACACCATCATCTCAATTCACCGGCGTTGGAGCGGGCAAGTATCGCGGACGTCCACGAGGCGACGTTGCCAGAGACAGATCCCGCAGATTCTCTAATGAAAAAACTTCTGAGAGATGTGGCTCGATGTCGCGGGCCTCAAGACAAGCATGTCTTAGTCCGGGCCTTTGACGAGGCCAAGGCACTGCCACCGGCAAAACGGCTGGAGTTTCTTCAAAAAGTTGAGGAATCGCTTCCTGCTGCGATGAAAGCGAATGCAAAGATAAAGGCTTTTCTGCAGGAACAGCGACAAGCTTTCGAAGCCGCTCAATAGCGAAAAAGTCGAAGGCGGGCGAACTCCATGGTACGAGCGAGGTGCAGCATGGTGGGTTCGTGGTGGGTTTGATCCCTTTCATCCCGGACTCCGGCCCGACCGGGACGAATTTGAGGAAAGAATATGACGAATTTTGAAGCGGATGTCGAAAAATGGAAACAACTCCTCCGGGAGAATCCGGCCCAGGCAAAGGAGTTTTATAATGCCAGCGTCTTTCCGGAGGCCATCTTCCGTTTTTGTCAAAAAGCTGAGAATCTTCGGCGACACCGGTTCGTCATTTCGCTTGTGGGTTTTTCGCCGCAACCCATTATTCTTTTCATCAAGGCCATTCGCCCTGAGAAAGTTTTGTTTCTGTATTCCGACGAATCAGAGAGCATGCTCGACATTATAGGGCAGTATACCGGGTTAACACTGTCCCAGATTGACAAATCGGTAGTGGATCCTTCTGATGTGACTGACGTGTACAAAGGGATCAAGCGATTTGTATCCGACAAGAACCAGGGAGAGGTTTTCGTAGATATCACCGGCGGTAAGAAGTCGATGGTGGCAGGGGCTGCATTGGCTGGATATATCCTCGATCTCACAGTAGGCTACGTGGACTATGAGAAATATCTGCCCGATCTGCGCCAGCCTGAACCAGGAACGGAATATCCTAATATCTTGAAAAACCCACTCACTGTTTTTGGTGATTATGAGATATCTAAGGCGCGCGAGTTTTTTAACCAGGGTCATTTTGCCCGTGCCCGGGAGATTGCCGAGAATTTAGAAGCGAGGATACCTGACGTCTGGCCAGCGAGGGAATTGAAAGACCTAATAGAGGTTTATAAAGCATGGGATGAATTAAACTTTGCCTTCGCTCTTGATACAATAAAGAATTTCCTAACACGTCACGAATATCATGCCGACAAACGTCTTCTGGAATGTGTCCGTAAGCACCTTGAGATATTAACCATTCTTGCCAATCCCCAACATCCCTCTAGTTCTCTATACTTGGCATTAACGTTTTTCTGCGTTGGTAAGCGCCTTGCTTCCAGACAACGTTACGACATGGCTGTTTTGTTGACGTACCGGACTATTGAACAGACACTTTCCATGTTTTTGCAGGAGTCGGGAATCGACTCTTCTGCACCGGTGTATCCGCCTAAATGCACCCGCGAAGCTTACAATCAAAAGCTCAGAGAGGTGTACGAAAAACAATATTACGAGAAGGACCTTCCCACAAAATTAGCACTCATGGATCAAGCTATCGTGCTGAGCCTTTTAGATCATAAGATAGTTAGCAGGCTTGACCTCAATAAACTTAAAGGCATTGTGGAACTGAGAAACTCTTGTATTTTTGCCCACGGTACGAAAACTATGATCGAGGAAGACTGGAGTAAATTCAGGAGGATAGCTGCCAAACTTTTGGCAGAAGCCCTCAAAATAAGGGGCGGGGGCGATCAAGACCTCTCCACCTACGAAGAAAATTTTGCATTCCCTCATTTGCCCTGACTGAACAAACTGTTTTCGGTTACCGGCGATGTAATCATATTCGACCATAGCCCGTTTTGATAAGAAAGTTTCAAGAGTTACAACAGGTTCAATAGTTTCAAAAGTTGCAAAAGTTACAGCAGGTTCAAAAGTTACAGAAGTTACAAAAGTTGAAAGGAGATGGGGATGAGTTTTAAGCGCTTTGAGGACATTATAGCCTGGCAGAAGGCCCGGGAGCTGACGAAGAGGGTCTATGCGCTTACAAGAAACGGAGATTTTGCAAGGGACTACGGCCTCACTGATCAGATCCGCCGGGCCGCAGTTTCCGTGATGTCCAACATAAGCGAAGGATACGAACGGGGAACGAAGGAAGAATTCATACATTTCTTGTATATAGCTAAAGGATCATGCGGCGAGGTGCGTGCCCAGCTTTATGCGGCGCTGGATCAGGACTATATTACAGAAGGGGATTTTGAGGATATTTCGTCACTGGCCGTTGAGACTTCCCGGCTCATCTATCATCTTATTGAGTATCTGAAAGGCACAAATATAAGGGGCGCCAAATTCAAAAAGCCGCCGGTAAAGAACTTTCGGGAAGAGGTGCAGGATCTCCTGAGTGAATACAGCAAAAAAGAATAGTTTCAGGAGTTGCATGAGTTACAAAAATACAGTTCAGGCCGCCCGCTATCACCACAACTTCTGCAACTATTGTAACTGTTTTAACTATGTACCTAACATTGGCAAAAAAACTTCTGGCCGAAGGCGATGAAGACCGCGCCCGAGATATAATCCTTGCCCATCGCCGGGGTGCCGGTAATGATCCGGAGGCGCACTTCCAATGGGGTCTCCTGTGTGAGGAAATCTCCGTCTTCAATCCGGCCTGCCAGTCCTACGAAGAGGCCCTAAGGCTGAGCCCGAGGAACAGCAAGTACTTATTTCAACTGGCCCATCTTTACGCCGATGCCGGCCGGAACGAAAAGGCCATGCGCTATGCCGAGCAGGCCGTCAAACATGACCCGGGCCATACGGAGGCGCGCCGGCTGCTGGCCGATTTGCTTGAAGCCCTCGGACAGGCAGGTTCCGCCGGCGTCGTCCGGGGTTCCGAAAGGGAGGAAAAGGCCCCGCTTCGCTATTTCCCGCCCTCGGTCGGCCAGGCTGATCTGGACACCTTTCTCCATCTCTTTTCCGGTCGGGAGATGGGTTATGCGACGCAGGCATTGGAAGATGTCACCGGCGGTGTCCGCTGGGCATATCAGGATGGGCCAATCACTCCTCAGGTTGTCGAAAAACACATCCTGGGCGAGATTACCTTGGGCGGGCTGCCGCTCCGTTCAG from Thermodesulfobacteriota bacterium encodes:
- a CDS encoding TIGR02710 family CRISPR-associated CARF protein translates to MTNFEADVEKWKQLLRENPAQAKEFYNASVFPEAIFRFCQKAENLRRHRFVISLVGFSPQPIILFIKAIRPEKVLFLYSDESESMLDIIGQYTGLTLSQIDKSVVDPSDVTDVYKGIKRFVSDKNQGEVFVDITGGKKSMVAGAALAGYILDLTVGYVDYEKYLPDLRQPEPGTEYPNILKNPLTVFGDYEISKAREFFNQGHFARAREIAENLEARIPDVWPARELKDLIEVYKAWDELNFAFALDTIKNFLTRHEYHADKRLLECVRKHLEILTILANPQHPSSSLYLALTFFCVGKRLASRQRYDMAVLLTYRTIEQTLSMFLQESGIDSSAPVYPPKCTREAYNQKLREVYEKQYYEKDLPTKLALMDQAIVLSLLDHKIVSRLDLNKLKGIVELRNSCIFAHGTKTMIEEDWSKFRRIAAKLLAEALKIRGGGDQDLSTYEENFAFPHLP
- a CDS encoding four helix bundle protein gives rise to the protein MSFKRFEDIIAWQKARELTKRVYALTRNGDFARDYGLTDQIRRAAVSVMSNISEGYERGTKEEFIHFLYIAKGSCGEVRAQLYAALDQDYITEGDFEDISSLAVETSRLIYHLIEYLKGTNIRGAKFKKPPVKNFREEVQDLLSEYSKKE
- the csm5 gene encoding type III-A CRISPR-associated RAMP protein Csm5, whose translation is MVNVLNVRLHIVSPVHIGCGDVYEPTSFVIDERRQKLIEFDPIDFIRSLSATDRERFTAICMEGTISSIVDLYRFVSGRPIKGREVEIASGLPAHYKEMRALNSRNEAYVKREINQFTISRTAFNPYTKLAYIPGSSLKGALRTAYLSKLAKDAGIREWGKTRGAKAAELEKILLGGTFASDPFRMVKSSDLLPVRSATAKVVYAVNKKKKMSKFEARGPFQIVEAITDGTRFEGVINIQEPERLAGIKKPITAEGLLKAVHDFYMPLMIQESKITDEVGTGNPVAKMIDEEFRDRLGKSAFLVRIGRHSGAEAVTIEGNRNIKIMQGGGAPDKYLDHATTIWLASETSKPTVNSGLVPFGWAVLEVVDKLTESAAGRETDAEHHHLNSPALERASIADVHEATLPETDPADSLMKKLLRDVARCRGPQDKHVLVRAFDEAKALPPAKRLEFLQKVEESLPAAMKANAKIKAFLQEQRQAFEAAQ